The Gadus morhua chromosome 10, gadMor3.0, whole genome shotgun sequence genome segment CCAGCCTATGCAACTGGATTCTTGACTTCCTGACGGATCGAAAACAGGTGGTGAAGATGGGTCCTAAGATCTCCGCCCCTCTGACCATCAGCACAggagccccccagggctgtgtcctaagccccctcctctactccctaTACACCCACGACTGCGTGGCTACACATGGATCCAATGCAGTGATCAAGTTCGCCGATGACACGACAGTCATGGGCCTGATCACTGATGGTGATGAGACGGCCTATAGGAGCGAGGTCGACTGTCTGGCTCAGTACAGCCAGGACAACAACCTCATTCTCAACACCGATAAGACCAAGGAGCTCGTAGTGGACTTCAGGAAGAAGAGACAGATTCAACACCCCATCTCCATCAATGGGTCTGCTGTGGAGAGGGTACACAGCATTAAGTTCCTGGGAGTCCACATCACCAGAGACCTCACCTGGGAGGAGCACACCAACCAGGTGGTGAAAAAAGCACAGCGGCGCCTATTTCACCTTAGGCGTCTGAAAAAGTTTGGCGTGGGGCCCAAGATCCTGGGGGCCTTCATCAGAGGCACAACGGAGAGCATATTGACTggatgcatcactgcctggtacgGGAACTGCACTGCCCAAAGCCGCAGAATGCTGCAAAGGGTAGTGCGGACAGCTGAGAGGATCAGCGGATGTGAGCTTCCCTCCATCCAGGAAACCTACAAGGCCCGGTGTGTCAGGAAGGCCCTCCGAATCATTGgggaccccagccaccccaaccagAAACTGTTTGAGCTACTGCCGTCAGGGAGGCGGTACCAAAGCCTAAGGGCCAAAACCCAGAGGATGACAAGCAGTTTTTTCCCCCAAGCAGTCAGACTCCTGGAAAAACACACTCCTCCCCaaccatccacacgcacaccacaacaacagactgTTGTTACTTTTTAGTATTATTGATGCTGctacttacttatttatttatttatttatttttactttgttccttttcatatggtttcttattcttattcttatttattttatcttttactgttgctgctatgtgaatgttgaggaaccaagcctaagatttttactcttgagtactgtactataagatgtaataaaagtgattctgattcttctgattctgatagttcgcaattggtccgtcTGTgcttttatgcacaccgaacatgaccgctgtcaaggaaagtggattttttgcccgattcacgtctttgttagcactccgcaagtagtccggtatcttatcaaccccagcgagcgtgtccggttgctaagcgacgtcaacatctttggtGGAATATTTCTCTACTGAAAAACACTACGATGGTAATGGtaaccatgtgaagttattgttTGGTTTTGGCAAGGACCGGCGTACAGACCGGTGTTCTGtacaacattatcccttacatatatcataAAAGTCCAGACCAACATAACGGTTGAGCACGAGAGACATACGGacgtacgcttaccacttttgtaaatgccatatatacagtacattcggattgcatgataggaatagatatATTCCAATTAGAAATCTAaacggatcagaagtgtccatgtaaacacggcCACTGATCTGCGGACTGGTCgaactccttctccttctctcatccTGACTCGGAATGTGTTAAATGCACCagcatttttatgtgtgttttccagcatCCTTTTACGTGCTTTTGTAGGACCGTCGGGTGAAAATTTGTCGTGGCTCAACACCGAGCAAAGAGGAGACGGAATGTCTATTGGATATCGGACCCAAATATCCTCTTTGCTCCATGTTGAGCTACGACTCATTTTCACCCAACGGTTCGACAATGTGCTGCTAATCTTGGAGttaccgctaatcaaacaataattcccataatgcACGTGGCTGAGCGGGTGCCTGTTATGTCCAAAGAGGCGTATGGTTTTTAGAACTTGATCGGACCGAGGTGcgttcgctttcacatctcaagcgaaccgcaCCAGGGTTCGTTTGGAAGCAAACCGAGACCACCTCTCCGGCTGGGTCTCGGACCGGCAGTTTGGTCTGCTCCCGAGTTCGATGGTTTGTATTCACACCAGCCTAAAAGGTCCGCACCAAGGAACCAAACTCGTTTAGTGTGCACTAAACACGGGATAACACTAAACACGGACTTGGAAATATCAGGTGATCGACAAACTTCatcgattaatcatgcccacCCCTAATCTTGAGTATAGTGTCTGCTCATTAACTAAAATTACACCCGTTTTTCCTGTCCTCTGCATCTTCAGTGGCATTTAAGAACCAAGGACTTAAACTAACCGAGTGTAGTGCCTTTTAGAATGGCTTGCACTAAAGGAAAGAAACCCAATACTATGCTAATGTACTTGAATTTTATTTATCTGcaacattatgttgtatgattaCAGTTTTGCACAATAAAGGTTCTCAGAACAACGTACCatgtttctttatttcttttctttttttaaatacatttagcagtttggcttTTCTTAGGgtctatgtaacctgttctgaaatggttaTATTATGATTTAAATATCGTTGATATATATCGTTAGCGCAAGAGGCTGCTGTTTATGAGCCGTGGAGGGTGGTTAAGAGGGGCCATTAGGTTGCGGGCCGTTTGGGGAACCACCTGACTTGGCTGTGGATACAACTCACGCTGGGATAAGCGCAACAGCAATATCCAGATTTCATGGAGCGAAACCCACTGCGGGCCGGCGATAAACAAAGTCTGCACTGAGGCCTGGTTACAACGGCTGCTGCTGGGAGACCTAACTCAGTAAAATGAGAGTTGTGAACAGAATCTTGCTGGCTAGCTGCCACTGAAAATTTGAAGAAATTTATGTTATATCCTGTGTGAGCGTGTatttatgggtttgtgtgtgctagTCAgtcctgtatgtgtgtctcaatcattcctgtgtgtgcgtgtgtgtatgtaggtttgtgtgtgtcagtcagtcctgtatgtgtgtctcaatcattcctgtgtgtgtgcgcgtatgtatgtaggtttgtgtgtgtcagtcagtcccttatgtgtgtgtcagtccgtcctgtgtttgtttgtgtgtgtgtgtgtgtgtgtgtgtgtgtgtgtgtgtgtgtgtgtgtgtgtgtgtgtgtgtgtgtgtgtgtgtgtgcggttgtgtgtgtgagaagaagggaacaacggagagagagagagagagagagagagagagagagagagagagagagaggtacgaGAGTCAAGTGTGTTTATGCCTACAACCCTCCCTCTTGACATGCATGGTCGCCACTCGAGTTGGTCGATTCCTCAGTGTCCGCATAACGCTTCCACGCAGTCTGCAGTCTCCTTCCCTCAGACGACATCACTTAGCATAGTGACCCTCTGGAGCTACGGTCGTCCTTTCTGTcgctctgctccacctccactaATGGctcagcctcccccctcccccccatcaagGATGAAATGGTTTAGAGATCAGAGAGAAACGGGGCACCAAGGCTGAAGAGGAAGGGAAAATAAACAGAGCCAGATAGAGGACCGATAAGCAGTCGttaaatttatttattcatttacaaAGGAAAATCTCTTCGAGCCGTCCTCTTTTCCAAGAAAGTCCTTGGAAAAGAGAAAGTGGATGAAGGGAGTTTAAAGTGAAAACTTTAAGACCCAAAATGGCTGCACTGAATTTTGACTGCCTGTGTGCGTATATTTGGTGTGTAAAAGAAAATTAGGCGAAGAGGAAGGGTTTGTCCTTCACCACGATGAGATAAAAGTAAAAGGAGAAGCTCTAATGAAGTCTTAAGCTTTGAGGAAGTGACAGCTCGCCTTTTCTTATCATGAAGCCATCTTCATGGATACTGTGCTAATAAGCTTAAAGCCTGATAACAAACACAATCACCCAGAGGGACATCAGCGAGAATCTATGCTGCTAAACATCCCCTCCTACTCTCTCCGACTACAGTCACCTGATACCCAGTCTTCGCCAAATCCCTAGCTGCCCTGCCAATATGTGCTCAGCCTTCTGTCACTCTAACGTACTTCCATGGTATATTGCCCGGCGCAAACAGCCACCGAAACATCAAAAATGGGTCAGGGATTCGTCAGTGCCGGGCATGAGCGTGCGTGGGGTACGTCTCCCTGTCTGACTAAATCATAGCTGACGGAGAAGGAAGAGTATACGAGCAAAGCACGGGGAGAGTTGGCCACTTCCAAAAAAGCAATCATAAGCAGTAATCTCCTTATTACCGCTGCCCCCTCCCGCATATAAACAGGGCTGGAGGCTGTATTTAGATTACCCAGGCGACACATTCCCCAGTCTGTGGTCTAATCCTCAACACGGAGATAACGTGATGCACAGGGTGACGCTTAGAGATGTGTTGCTCAGCACTATGTTGGTTCACCTTTAGTTCACCAAAATGTTGTTGGGACAACATTACTGCGTGTAAATGCTTGAGTGTAAATGTGTAGATAATCCTTTTTAAAACTTGGTTGATGCAATAGTGTACCAGCCGACCTAGGTTGGTCAGAAAGGTCTTGCCATATCTGGCCACACATCCATCTTAACCTATGGATGAATGTGATGTGGTTAAACCTAGAATGAGTCAATGCATGtccctttttttctctcacAATATGAGAGATGTCGATGATATAACCACAGATGGATCAAAACCACAACGTCAGATTGAGTGATTACAGTGGGCTTTAAATGTAAATTCAGTATCACCGAAAATGCTTACAATCTGTCTGTTATGATAACagtctgtttttgttgttgtgaggGACAGGGTGTCAGGAGATAAACTCAAGAGGTGCAAAAAGTAATAATGTTTTTAAGAATTATGACAGCTTTGAAGAGGGACCAGCAACACTTCAAACAGGCAATGTTTCACCGTGTGCCTTatgggacacgcacacaaacacacacacacacacacacacacacacacacacacacacacacacacacacacacacactcctacacacacacacacacacacacacacacacacacacacacacacacacacacacacacacacacacacacacacacacacacacacacacacacacacacacacacacacacacacacacacacacacacacatagtaatgGCCCCAATGTGAGACATTCCCCACAGACCTAAAAGCTCTTACTCACTGTAGCTCAAATTAAGAAGGATGTGCTGCacatagtatgtgtgtgtgtgtctttgcaacCTGTGTGAATGAGCGAAaaagaatgagggagagaaaaataaagtgtgcaagagagggggggaggatagAAAGGATAGAGAAAAGTGGATAgggacaaaaagagagagagagagagcgccaaaGGGAGACCAGCTTGCTATTTAACACAGCCCTGTCGGGTGACGTGCCTCGAGCCCGCGCACACGCACCACCAGTAGCCCGTGCCAGATGCGCGCCCCGTCATTACCTATTCTGCTTTCCTGACCCGAAGTGTGCGTACGTGTGGTTCGGTCTCCAAATCCAGAATCTTCATACACTGGATCGATATTGCCCTCAAGATTGCAAGACTCGCGAGGGGGGATAACTGACCCACTCGATCCGTATAACTGGATACGAGACTATAAGGAGAGAATGTGAAAATTATCACCTGACGGAGGTCCGACTTGGCCCCATTTGCGCTCCTTTTTCTCCGGAATAGACGTCGACTCGGGAAGGCTATAGTTCAGCACCGCTATCAGGATGTCATAAAGGAGAAAACCCGTGCGTATCGTGGCTTGGATATGCACATCGCCGAATTTGGCTATACTTGGAGACGGTAAAGGCTTCGTTTTTGATTCCAGATAAAGAGATGCATGCGGTCATGGATGCGATCGGTTCAGCTTGATACAACTAGACTGGATATTGACGCGTGATCACAGCGCGTGGTGGCGGCACAGGGAGTGTGGGCCACTTGGAAACGACACGGCTGAGACGCGTCTCCTCCAAAGTGCGTCGAGACCGCAGCACCACGCAAACCCGAGGAATGTGGACGCGTGGGCTGGTCTTTTCCAACATCACCTTACGGGACCCGGGTTCAAAGCAGAGTAAGTCTTTGCCTGTATCTCTCTTAAGACAACATTAATCCTCCAAGGAGTCCAACATTCTATTTTGAGGGGGGTTCCCACCGGATCTCTGCTTCGTCTCATATACCGTTGCCTTGATCACATTCactaggaagaaaaaaaaacatttgacgcGCGCACTTTtaacctctccatctcccctgtAGCGGTCCGACGCAGCCAGAACAGACAGACGGGCCACCATGCTCAGGCAGATCCTGTTGAATTCCACGGCCCCTGCGGACTACGACCTAGCGGCAATGGCCCAGTCCACGTCCCACTCGCCTTCCTCCCTGAACGCGTCCCACGACGGCTCCGTGAGCGTGGCCGCCCTGCTCAGACCCACGGCGGGGGGGCGAGGGGTAGCGGGCCTTCGGGAGGGCGAGCTCCACAAGCCGGACCTGACCACCTACATCATCATGTGCCTGTTGCTGTTTCTCCTGGTGCTGCTCATCGTGTTCTTCATCAACTGCCAACTTAGGAACTCCTTCTTCGCCTCCATGCCCTATGACAGGTCACTGAGGGAGGCGCGCACCTCGTACAAGTAGACCAGAAGAACTTTGGCGCAGTTTGGAAGTGTGTTGGAGGAAAGTGTACTGAATGGATTCTGGCCATGTTGGAGAGGATGCTGCTTTTTTTTGGCACACGGGAACGCCTTGAGACATTTGGGCCAAACCTGCTGGGTATCCAGTGCAGTATGGATATGTAACATGGCCGTCCAAGCTTCTATATTATTCCAgcagcataaaaaaaatatatgtgcaTTTATTGATGAATTTGTAAGCTTGTAGTCGGTCTCATGCGGCTGTGCTATACAGGCCTACCAACTAACCACTGTTTATACAACTTATTATTTAAGGTGTTCCATGGGCAAGCCATGTTGGGTCAATGTGGGGAAAGAGAACACAACTTGTAGGACCTATTGCTTGTGTGTTCTAAAAAACATGATTACTGTTTTGTATGACTACAACCGTCTTGTAATGTGTAGCGATGGAGCCGACagactttttttcttcttctatgtAAACGACCGCACGATGGGCTGCTGTTTCTCTTCTTCACATAAAGATAATtgaataaacacaaaacattggTTTCATCTCATCCTGATCCAGGCATGACTGTGTGGATGGTAAATGCCGAGGACATTCATTCCTCGTGTTTGTTCTTATTGCTGACAGAATTCGTTattcttgttttattattatttattcttaACTGCAAGGCTTATTAGACGGAGTAACGGGTTAAAAATGGACGTGGATTTACAGCCCTAAACGAGGCCTGGAGACACAGTGGCGCTCCGAAAACTCCTGTTATTCCAAAACACAGCGAGAAGATGGATGGGCCTATCTCTGTAAGCCTTTGTGAATCCAcgcgaacgtgtgtgtgtgtgtgtgtgtgtgtgtgtgtgtgtgtgtgtgtgtgtgtgtgtgtgtgtgtgtgtgtgtgtgtgtgtgtgtgtgtgtgtgtgtgtgtgtgtgtgtgtgtataattgtTATGTGTCTGGTTCCAGAACTAAAATatgcccacacatacacaacgaGTTTGGGGAGAGATTACGATAGAAGTGAGATGACGTGGAATATGTAGAGGAGACATTATGGAGGCATACTCTGACTATAGGGTCTAGCTGAATACATGTCCCTTAAAGTGCCTGCAGTCAGTTCTCCGGCTACATGTGGCTAAATGCATACCTACTTAAGAATAATTAGAGCGTATTTTCTGGTAACCTTTAAAGGACATCTGTAGATGACGAATGCGTTACCTTCTCCGTACACAGTGGGTGCGTAAAAGGTAGCGTAAAAACGCACCTGCGGCCTGTCCTTCACACGCTACTCCGCTTAGTGTCGCCACTCGACCGCCTACAGACGGAGTCAGACTCCGCATATCATTATATGCATATCATTTATTGATGTGCATATCATGCATATGCCTGCGTATATCATGCAAATATATTGTAGTactatatattttgttttatccGTTTCTTGTTGTAGGCATCACAATCATAGTCCCTCGGAGATACGGAGATCTGTGTATTATATTGACAACCCTGCCAGCCTACTAGTCTCTCTTTTATAACCTTATTTTGCCAGTAAGCCTAGTCCATAATATCTTTCTCCGTTTGATAATTCATAACAATCCTTGCACTCTTGGTCAATATGGCGAGTTAGTGTTTGCATGAcagatttttttcattttttctgcAGTTTGCTAAACTGATAAAACTGAAATAAAAACGAATTCCTGGACATTCAGCGCAGCGTAAAGCCTCGTTAACAGGCGTTCTCATCTCACGACAAAACGCTTCGAAAGGGATGTTCAATATGAGCGTTATTGACGAGatagggcgggactttcagccACATGGGTTAGGGGCTGGGGCGTTGATGTATTACGAGgcgagaaagggggagagactTCCGATAGAGGGATATCcatttactttacatttttctCATATTAATTTGTCGACATCTTAGTCAAAACTCTATCTTTATTCCTCTTGTGGTTTTTCTTATTGTAACCGCTCATGGTACCGATCTGGTTACTAGGAATAAGAGACGGAAGTCTTGTTGAAGCACAACGGGGAAACGGTCTGACTCGGGATCTTCTCCCAGGCTAGGTCAGTGCAATCCTCTCAGGTGTTGTCCCGGAGCTCATGTCCCCTCCCCCACCGTACAGCCAACCTGTCAGAACAGGAAGGCAATAACTTCCGTGGGACGCGGTGGTTGCCCTGGGGTTACTCCACTTTTTAAAAGGAGTTCATTAATATCACCGCAAGCTTTGGATATACTTCATATCGACAACTCAATTTAACTTCATACTTAGAGGAAAGCTCATGTCAGACCCAAACTAACTCGCGGAAGGGAACAGACAGAGGACGATCtaatgaagctaagctaactAAGGCTACCACTTGATGGTTACTACAACAGCCACGGGAAGCTCGCTATTTGGTGGGACTCAACTTTATTATCCTCCGCCGCTCGGTTCGTATATCATTTCATGTGCTGCTGAGCAGATTCAAGCTGTTTGCTGTACTTTAGTAGTCCGCTTACAGCTCGTCTTCACCACTGTTCCAAGCTCACTGTTGGGGTCTCGTTTGAATTTCCCTCCATCGGTATTGGTCCGGGGCTCCTCTCCCAGCAACTAGCAGCCCCGTGCTAACTGGGGCTACTGAGCCCGAATACTATTACACTAGGCCCACGGATAAGTACACATCTTGTCCATACCTAGGAAAAACAATACAAGGTTGTAAACAAAGCCTGTTTTCTCTTTTTGAGGTAGAGAGGTGCCTTTAGTCCACACTCAGGCACTAAGGATCGAGACTCAGTCATGGATTCAAACTCTGGGAACGCTGCCTCGGGCTCTGCCTCCAAGAAGGACAAGAAGTCCAAGAAAAACTACGAGGACGGAGACACAAAGAAGAAGTTTGTGAGTATCTTTCCGACCTGGAGAACTTTGGGGGTGATGCGCGCATCTTCCCAGCAGCCTGTGGCTGTTGTTAAAGTTAGAGCACCGATCACTAGGAGAAGTTTGAGTAAAGcggcactctgtgtgtgtgctttaacgTTAGACCTCTCTGGATCTtcttattttttactttatatcaAACCTACCATTAGGATTTATTCTGATCAGGATTTAATTCCAACGtgttggttttatttttatgcaTGTTATGAATGGTGTTTGATTTGGACGTCGCAACATTGTTGTCaataatggggggggggagcgtaATTACGGCTATATCTGGTTAGCATGGATGAAGACGTCTAAAGGCACGGGAGTAGTGTCTTAGCTAATGTCTATTACCTCCCATGTAGAATTTCTGTCTCGCCAAGGCGGCGTGTGGTTCCGTAAATTGTTCAGAGGCGTGGACCACACGAGTCATCGAAAGGGAAGCGTGTCATGACGTCAGACAATGCTTTAGAAGTGCCGTGATTTAACCCCTTGGGTAGGCCTGACAAAAACCGATCTTGTACATAAATGAGATGTAACCATGCTGGGTCTAACGGcaaggcacacaggcacacaataAGGTTTGTGAGAATAACATGCAAAATCAAGAAGATTCGTATTCCACCCATGGCAATAGAACctgcatttaaaaaataataatacttaaAACCATAATTATATATGATACTGCAGCAAAATGAATTATCTGTGTTTATTGTGCAATGTTTGACTACTCAACTAGGAGGTCTTTTTTCAAAGAAGCATTTATCGTGATGGGTTTAGCAGGCTGGTCCCctcactggtgtgtgtgtgtgtgtgtgtgtgtgtgtgtgtgtgtgtgtgtgtgtgtgtgtgtgtgtgtgtgtgtgtgtgtgtgtgtgtgtgtgtgtttaaaataaacataagtgcTCTTGAATCGGAAAGGAAGTGCCCAGTCACCACTGTCCAAGGGGTGACGTCAAGCCTCTAAtgaccccctcctcaccccacaATCAGCTGCGCCAaacaaaactgtgtgtgtgtctgaccgttgaaaagggccgtttgtttGGGTCAAGCAGCGTGCACTAAGTGGAATGCTATGTGTACCTCACTGCTGCCCCAACTGCCGCGGCAAGCTAGCTGCTTGACCCGTGTGAAGCCTCCTTCAAGGTAAAAGCGCGGTCCACTCGTACCCACTCCACGTAGTACCCGTTGTCCGTTGAGACTGCAGCCATCAGCATCCCAATAGGATTTGTCAATGACATAATCATAGACAGTTATCCAATAGGTGGAAAGGGCCAAGCGGGTGGCGCATTGTTATGAGCCACATTTGTCCTCTTCCGAATGTCGGTCTCAGACACATGGACCCGAACACGCGGACCCAGACCCAGCCACGTTGCGCTCAGCAGCGGCACTGTCACCTGTGTGGTGTTCTAGGTGAAAGGTTTTCCCCACTCGTATTGATAAAGACCAGCTGTGGCGTGAGGAATGTTCCCTGACCCCCCTGCACTCTTGTTGCTGCAAAACCGCATGCATTCTACGCTTGGAAGCATAGCAGTCGCCTTACATTCTTCCTGTTAGGTTGCTCAACCCTTTCGTTAGTTTTGAACGTTTTTGTCCAATAATTCTGTAaaagtgttgcttttgaaattagAAAGTTGTTTTATAATTGCTTGTGGTCATTAATCTTGATTAGTCTTTAACCGAATATGGTTCTCACAAAATGTTTGGTCTCCATTTCTCTGTGTGCACAGCCTCACCTGCTTCTCTAGATGGCACGTCGAACAATCGCTTCTTTGCAGATCCTAGACTATTTCTTCTTATCTAATAGGTCATGCTTTGGCTCTGCTGTCTTTAAACCTTTATCATTGCCATCCACTGTCTCCCTGGAGAGAAGACAAGCATACTGTGTGGCGTGGAGGGGACGCTGAGCCAGTGCCAATGTGAAACTGGAGTGGGTGATGCAGTGGTAGTGGCAGGGGCCTCTTGGCTGACGGTGAATAGGACTTTgcagagaggggcgagagaggggcgagCGCAAGAGGGAAACCAGAGAATCGAAGatcgggtgagagagagaagaaaacgAGTGGGAAAGGAGACGGAGGCAGTAGGTGAAAGCGGTGGGACAGGACCAggtgtggagggagagagaggagaggccgATGGAGGGATAACGTTTGAAAATAAAGGGCACACTGGTCTTGATTTATAAAGTGGTGGAACGGTGCTTTCACAGCTGGGGCCATATGCATAGAGCTCCACGTACTGTAGGTGGCTGCGCAAATTCATGGTCAGCGGAAAAGTTGGAAATCTGTGTATGCAGAGATGTTCAAACAGTACAGGGGTTTCTGTTAATAAATAGCAATTGTCTCGCGATTCTGAGCACGTGAACAAGCTAAGGGTCCACACCCTGTCTACTCCCATAATTGACCAATCATTGTTCCAGGAGCTCCCATAATTACTGGGATTTCTCAACAACCTCCTTGCCCAGTCAGAATTCAGTGTGTTGTTTCAttcttgtgtttgtttcattCTTTTAAATACAAAGGGAAAGGGATTTCTATTCGAACGCTGGAGAGTTTCTCATGATAGTACGTTTTTAATTGACACGGTCTGAACGCTCATTGAAACTCGGATGttgaccaaacaaacaaacaaacagactcaTTTCCCCTTGTAAATGGTAATGGTTAGCTTTCAAGTAAACTCTGGTTCAACTCGCATGAGGTGTGAATGGGATCCAATAATGTCTGTCTATTTATACATCGGTCCAACATTTGCATCCCTAAAATGATAACCTGCATCCACGCACCTTGTTACCCTAACCGTCCGTTGAGGCAAATTCCTGAGACAGATGAATGCGAAGTATAATACATATTTTGAGCCAAACTGGAACtaatatatatactaatatacttCTTGAGCCAGTGACCAAGGCAAAGTCCCTGAAATCAAATACCAAACTGCTGCGGGGAGAAAAAGCTATGAGGTTGAATCCTCCGTTTGACACCACGACCCTGAGGACTGCTTCTGTTTTGCTCGGAGGCCCGTCCTCTCTACCTGAACCGAGCCGTATAATAGGAAGGGCCGGCGGGTTTGTGTGTCagggcgcgcgcacacacacagaggaatgcAGAGTCACTGCTGTTCACAAATTGCATAGTTAGCCTCCAATCCCACCTTCCCCCATGCCTGCTCTATGACGCAGGACTTTCTGAACTAAGGTTTTTGCGTCTATTTTCCTTTGCTGTAGTgagattatgtttttttccttggGGACAGGACCCCAGGGCAGCAGACCGGTGGAGAGATAGATGAAATGACAACAAGGCAGCTGGGAGTGTTGTAATGCAGGGCTTAGACCTGTGTTGTACCAGACATAAGATTTTACCCCTCAGTGGCCTCGTGTATGCGTCATCATGACTTCTGGTcggccacagacacagactaagAAAGAGAGATAAGGGGAAGCCTGAAAACATATAACACAAAGTATCCTGCAATGTCAGGTGTCAAAGTCGCCGGGGATACAGCCCTCTCAAATCCATAACTTTGCAGATATAGATGTATCTTATCAGAGGAGAATTTCTAAAACCTGGTTTTCTCAGCGGTGAGCGCGCAAGATGGATAATGAATGTTTAAACAACGGTCGTCAACGGCCCCTGACAGGTTTTCAAGCTTTGAGCATGCTGTTTCGTACGAAACATCGAGGTATTCATGCAGCCTCTCATCCGCGATGCCGTTTTAATGAGACGTGGAAGTGTGCTTCCTTATCCACACAGCACAGCCCACCTGGACACTGCTTAGCATATCAAGCTTCTCAGGCACCAGGAGGCAGGCATGTgggtggggatggaggaggaggaggtgggctaCTGATGGGTGGGATCTGTCTGAAAACTTTCTGGTACTCTGAGTAAAGAACACAGCACGGCGATGAACACAAAGTCACAGGGACAcgtggactggggggggggggggcacacccatctcccccatctcc includes the following:
- the smim32 gene encoding small integral membrane protein 32 codes for the protein MLRQILLNSTAPADYDLAAMAQSTSHSPSSLNASHDGSVSVAALLRPTAGGRGVAGLREGELHKPDLTTYIIMCLLLFLLVLLIVFFINCQLRNSFFASMPYDRSLREARTSYK